The following proteins come from a genomic window of Macadamia integrifolia cultivar HAES 741 chromosome 14, SCU_Mint_v3, whole genome shotgun sequence:
- the LOC122062063 gene encoding uncharacterized protein LOC122062063 isoform X2 — translation MDNQRALRTQSSRTKSIRAGMCVLVVDDDIKNLNIVAVMLRALQYEVVPVKRMSDALDILQERHGRFDIVLTVLHMPKMDGISLLEHVEAEFKIPVIMMSANDDEIVASICLDSGASFYLTKPLTISDLSNLWQYVYLKKRYERMAIEQIGSDSELSTPKKVSKGDNDECASSVNESSWRQESRKKHSLRKNQNNEGNNEDNMSRVTWTTKLHNKFLDAIDQIGLQVPMKILEAMNTPGLTREKVASHLQKYRKFLRRIKQASQSGEPSVIKSVKHAAFKSKIASGHPSLERVFSCISKQKKCSISQLGDENSLPERNQEKLKQRLLDNISSINQQHDGTSSPSQMETPNTREGSSLCGSTPTTLASNTDTLPIIHPELQARTGHFARGALDHSLNKTSLPSKNIQNVRNTRSFNNLNQGPSFSYSNNGFAGIQMNSSTAKVSGFNQMNIGHEPANGTNCGYSSRDEIQNGKRPLVDTEKSPFIPGFTSSHFDFASQGLTSSSGLMPQGLAPTGELVPHGSISSSVFNQVHIGHELANGTSFGYSRRDEIQNGKGPLVDTEKSPLIPVFTSSHSDYASQGITSSSGLMTQGLAPNGGLVPQGSISSSGFNQMHVGHEVANGSNCGYNRRDEIQNGKRPLLDTEKSPLIPGFTSSHSDYASQGLTSSSGLMPQGLAPTGGLVPQGSISSSGFNQMHIGYEPTNGTNFGYSRREQIRNGKRPLVETEISPFIPRFTSFHSDYASQGLTSSNGRMPQGLAPSGGLVPQGSISSNGFSSTNPFSPILTNVSQQLPLLSPLAHPPPSSQQQKNEIGVGEEVNSLFDLMKNNSSLGNFSFAPSFDVEYDLSDILFKPVDQSPNQHEVCGEVVMDPKFSINDYYVDDDYTSLWLPP, via the exons ATGGATAATCAAAGAGCTTTGAGAACACAATCAAGTAGAACTAAATCCATTAGGGCTGGTATGTGTGTTTTGGTCGTGGATGATGATATAAAGAACCTTAATATTGTTGCAGTAATGCTACGAGCACTCCAATATGAAG TTGTCCCCGTTAAACGCATGTCTGATGCTTTAGACATTCTTCAAGAAAGACATGGACGGTTTGATATCGTTCTAACGGTTCTTCACATGCCTAagatggatggaatttccctcCTTGAGCATGTTGAGGCTGAATTTAAGATACCAGTTATTA TGATGTCTGCCAATGATGATGAGATTGTTGCATCAATATGTTTGGATAGTGGCGCTTCATTTTATCTTACAAAACCTTTAACTATAAGTGATCTCAGTAACCTTTGGCAGTATGTATACTTGAAAAAACGCTATGAAAGAATGGCAATTGAGCAAATAGGTAGTGATTCAGAATTATCAACACCCAAAAAGGTATCAAAGGGAGATAATGATGAGTGTGCATCCTCTGTTAATGAAAGTAGTTGGAGACAAGAATCACGGAAAAAACATTCtttaaggaaaaatcaaaacaatgaGGGAAACAATGAAGATAATATGTCAAGGGTGACTTGGACTACTAAGCTTCATAACAAGTTCTTAGATGCCATTGACCAAATAGGCCTTCAAG TTCCAATGAAAATACTTGAGGCAATGAATACCCCTGGATTAACAAGAGAAAAAGTTGCAAGTCATTTACAG AAATATCGCAAATTTTTGAGACGAATCAAGCAAGCAAGCCAATCTGGTGAACCAAGTGTTATCAAGTCAGTGAAACATGCAGCTTTTAAATCAAAAATTGCATCGGGGCATCCTTCTTTAGAACGTGTATTTTCCTGTATCTCCAAGCAAAAAAAGTGCTCCATCTCTCAACTAGGAGATGAAAATTCCCTTCCAGAAAGAAACCAAGAAAAGCTGAAGCAACGTTTGCTTGACAATATATCATCTATTAATCAGCAACATGATGGTACTTCCTCACCTTCCCAAATGGAAACACCTAACACCAGAGAAGGATCATCGTTGTGCGGTAGTACTCCAACTACTCTTGCAAGCAATACAGACACATTGCCGATAATCCATCCGGAACTTCAGGCAAGAACTGGGCATTTTGCCCGTGGCGCACTTGATCATAGCCTCAACAAAACTAGCTTGCCTAGTAAGAACATTCAAAATGTTAGAAACACGCGATCCTTCAACAATCTTAACCAGGGTCCAAGCTTCAGCTATAGCAATAATGGTTTCGCTGGCATTCAAATGAATAGCAGCACTGCAAAGGTGTCTGGATTCAACCAGATGAACATTGGTCATGAGCCAGCAAATGGCACCAATTGTGGCTATAGTAGTAGGGATGAGATCCAAAATGGAAAAAGGCCTCTAGTGGACACTGAGAAATCTCCTTTTATTCCTGGATTCACTTCATCTCATTTTGATTTTGCTTCTCAAGGGTTAACTTCTTCTAGTGGTTTAATGCCTCAAGGGTTAGCTCCTACTGGTGAGTTGGTGCCTCATGGATCAATTTCTTCTAGTGTATTCAACCAGGTGCACATTGGTCATGAGCTAGCAAATGGTACCAGTTTTGGTTACAGTAGGAGGGATGAGATCCAAAATGGAAAAGGGCCTCTAGTGGACACTGAGAAATCTCCTCTTATTCCTGTATTCACTTCATCTCATTCTGACTATGCTTCTCAAGGGATAACTTCTTCTAGTGGTTTAATGACTCAAGGATTAGCTCCTAATGGTGGGTTGGTGCCTCAAGGATCAATCTCTTCTAGTGGATTCAACCAGATGCACGTTGGTCATGAGGTAGCAAATGGTAGCAATTGTGGCTACAATAGGAGAGATGAGATCCAAAATGGAAAAAGGCCTCTACTGGACACTGAGAAATCTCCTCTTATTCCTGGATTCACTTCATCACATTCTGATTATGCTTCTCAAGGGTTAACTTCTTCTAGTGGTTTGATGCCTCAAGGGTTAGCTCCTACTGGTGGGTTGGTGCCTCAGGGATCAATTTCTTCTAGTGGATTCAACCAGATGCACATAGGTTATGAGCCAACAAATGGTACCAATTTTGGCTATAGTAGGAGGGAGCAGATCCGAAATGGAAAAAGGCCTCTAGTGGAGACTGAGATATCTCCTTTTATTCCTAGATTTACTTCATTCCATTCTGATTATGCTTCTCAAGGGTTAACTTCTTCTAATGGTAGAATGCCTCAAGGGTTAGCTCCTTCTGGTGGGTTGGTGCCTCAGGGATCAATTTCTTCTAATGGATTCTCAAGCACTAATCCATTTTCACCGATCCTCACTAATGTAAGTCAACAACTGCCTTTGTTGTCACCACTAGCACATCCACCTCCATCgtcacaacaacaaaaaaatgaaattgggGTTGGAGAAGAAGTTAACAGCTTATTTGATTTGATGAAAAACAATTCATCACTTGGAAACTTCTCGTTTGCGCCATCATTTGATGTGGAATATGATCTTAGTGATATACTTTTCAAGCCAGTTGATCAATCACCTAATCAG CATGAAGTTTGTGGAGAAGTAGTAATGGATCCTAAGTTCAGTATCAATGACTATTATGTGGATGATGATTATACTTCGCTATGGCTTCCGCCATGA
- the LOC122062063 gene encoding uncharacterized protein LOC122062063 isoform X1 — MDNQRALRTQSSRTKSIRAGMCVLVVDDDIKNLNIVAVMLRALQYEVVPVKRMSDALDILQERHGRFDIVLTVLHMPKMDGISLLEHVEAEFKIPVIMMSANDDEIVASICLDSGASFYLTKPLTISDLSNLWQYVYLKKRYERMAIEQIGSDSELSTPKKVSKGDNDECASSVNESSWRQESRKKHSLRKNQNNEGNNEDNMSRVTWTTKLHNKFLDAIDQIGLQGAVPMKILEAMNTPGLTREKVASHLQKYRKFLRRIKQASQSGEPSVIKSVKHAAFKSKIASGHPSLERVFSCISKQKKCSISQLGDENSLPERNQEKLKQRLLDNISSINQQHDGTSSPSQMETPNTREGSSLCGSTPTTLASNTDTLPIIHPELQARTGHFARGALDHSLNKTSLPSKNIQNVRNTRSFNNLNQGPSFSYSNNGFAGIQMNSSTAKVSGFNQMNIGHEPANGTNCGYSSRDEIQNGKRPLVDTEKSPFIPGFTSSHFDFASQGLTSSSGLMPQGLAPTGELVPHGSISSSVFNQVHIGHELANGTSFGYSRRDEIQNGKGPLVDTEKSPLIPVFTSSHSDYASQGITSSSGLMTQGLAPNGGLVPQGSISSSGFNQMHVGHEVANGSNCGYNRRDEIQNGKRPLLDTEKSPLIPGFTSSHSDYASQGLTSSSGLMPQGLAPTGGLVPQGSISSSGFNQMHIGYEPTNGTNFGYSRREQIRNGKRPLVETEISPFIPRFTSFHSDYASQGLTSSNGRMPQGLAPSGGLVPQGSISSNGFSSTNPFSPILTNVSQQLPLLSPLAHPPPSSQQQKNEIGVGEEVNSLFDLMKNNSSLGNFSFAPSFDVEYDLSDILFKPVDQSPNQHEVCGEVVMDPKFSINDYYVDDDYTSLWLPP; from the exons ATGGATAATCAAAGAGCTTTGAGAACACAATCAAGTAGAACTAAATCCATTAGGGCTGGTATGTGTGTTTTGGTCGTGGATGATGATATAAAGAACCTTAATATTGTTGCAGTAATGCTACGAGCACTCCAATATGAAG TTGTCCCCGTTAAACGCATGTCTGATGCTTTAGACATTCTTCAAGAAAGACATGGACGGTTTGATATCGTTCTAACGGTTCTTCACATGCCTAagatggatggaatttccctcCTTGAGCATGTTGAGGCTGAATTTAAGATACCAGTTATTA TGATGTCTGCCAATGATGATGAGATTGTTGCATCAATATGTTTGGATAGTGGCGCTTCATTTTATCTTACAAAACCTTTAACTATAAGTGATCTCAGTAACCTTTGGCAGTATGTATACTTGAAAAAACGCTATGAAAGAATGGCAATTGAGCAAATAGGTAGTGATTCAGAATTATCAACACCCAAAAAGGTATCAAAGGGAGATAATGATGAGTGTGCATCCTCTGTTAATGAAAGTAGTTGGAGACAAGAATCACGGAAAAAACATTCtttaaggaaaaatcaaaacaatgaGGGAAACAATGAAGATAATATGTCAAGGGTGACTTGGACTACTAAGCTTCATAACAAGTTCTTAGATGCCATTGACCAAATAGGCCTTCAAG GGGCAGTTCCAATGAAAATACTTGAGGCAATGAATACCCCTGGATTAACAAGAGAAAAAGTTGCAAGTCATTTACAG AAATATCGCAAATTTTTGAGACGAATCAAGCAAGCAAGCCAATCTGGTGAACCAAGTGTTATCAAGTCAGTGAAACATGCAGCTTTTAAATCAAAAATTGCATCGGGGCATCCTTCTTTAGAACGTGTATTTTCCTGTATCTCCAAGCAAAAAAAGTGCTCCATCTCTCAACTAGGAGATGAAAATTCCCTTCCAGAAAGAAACCAAGAAAAGCTGAAGCAACGTTTGCTTGACAATATATCATCTATTAATCAGCAACATGATGGTACTTCCTCACCTTCCCAAATGGAAACACCTAACACCAGAGAAGGATCATCGTTGTGCGGTAGTACTCCAACTACTCTTGCAAGCAATACAGACACATTGCCGATAATCCATCCGGAACTTCAGGCAAGAACTGGGCATTTTGCCCGTGGCGCACTTGATCATAGCCTCAACAAAACTAGCTTGCCTAGTAAGAACATTCAAAATGTTAGAAACACGCGATCCTTCAACAATCTTAACCAGGGTCCAAGCTTCAGCTATAGCAATAATGGTTTCGCTGGCATTCAAATGAATAGCAGCACTGCAAAGGTGTCTGGATTCAACCAGATGAACATTGGTCATGAGCCAGCAAATGGCACCAATTGTGGCTATAGTAGTAGGGATGAGATCCAAAATGGAAAAAGGCCTCTAGTGGACACTGAGAAATCTCCTTTTATTCCTGGATTCACTTCATCTCATTTTGATTTTGCTTCTCAAGGGTTAACTTCTTCTAGTGGTTTAATGCCTCAAGGGTTAGCTCCTACTGGTGAGTTGGTGCCTCATGGATCAATTTCTTCTAGTGTATTCAACCAGGTGCACATTGGTCATGAGCTAGCAAATGGTACCAGTTTTGGTTACAGTAGGAGGGATGAGATCCAAAATGGAAAAGGGCCTCTAGTGGACACTGAGAAATCTCCTCTTATTCCTGTATTCACTTCATCTCATTCTGACTATGCTTCTCAAGGGATAACTTCTTCTAGTGGTTTAATGACTCAAGGATTAGCTCCTAATGGTGGGTTGGTGCCTCAAGGATCAATCTCTTCTAGTGGATTCAACCAGATGCACGTTGGTCATGAGGTAGCAAATGGTAGCAATTGTGGCTACAATAGGAGAGATGAGATCCAAAATGGAAAAAGGCCTCTACTGGACACTGAGAAATCTCCTCTTATTCCTGGATTCACTTCATCACATTCTGATTATGCTTCTCAAGGGTTAACTTCTTCTAGTGGTTTGATGCCTCAAGGGTTAGCTCCTACTGGTGGGTTGGTGCCTCAGGGATCAATTTCTTCTAGTGGATTCAACCAGATGCACATAGGTTATGAGCCAACAAATGGTACCAATTTTGGCTATAGTAGGAGGGAGCAGATCCGAAATGGAAAAAGGCCTCTAGTGGAGACTGAGATATCTCCTTTTATTCCTAGATTTACTTCATTCCATTCTGATTATGCTTCTCAAGGGTTAACTTCTTCTAATGGTAGAATGCCTCAAGGGTTAGCTCCTTCTGGTGGGTTGGTGCCTCAGGGATCAATTTCTTCTAATGGATTCTCAAGCACTAATCCATTTTCACCGATCCTCACTAATGTAAGTCAACAACTGCCTTTGTTGTCACCACTAGCACATCCACCTCCATCgtcacaacaacaaaaaaatgaaattgggGTTGGAGAAGAAGTTAACAGCTTATTTGATTTGATGAAAAACAATTCATCACTTGGAAACTTCTCGTTTGCGCCATCATTTGATGTGGAATATGATCTTAGTGATATACTTTTCAAGCCAGTTGATCAATCACCTAATCAG CATGAAGTTTGTGGAGAAGTAGTAATGGATCCTAAGTTCAGTATCAATGACTATTATGTGGATGATGATTATACTTCGCTATGGCTTCCGCCATGA